The region GTGACTTTATTGAAATCGGTCGTCATGAGCAGCTCTGGGGACGCCGTTCCCGTCTGCGTCTGGGCGGGAAACCGCTGATGCTGACCGAACTGTTTTTGCCTGCATCGCCGCTGTACTAAGAGGAAAAGAAAATGGAGTGGAGTCTCACGCAGAATAAGCTGTTGGCCTTTCACAGGCTTATGCGTACGGACAAACCAATTGGCGCTTTGTTGCTGCTGTGGCCAACGCTGTGGGCGCTGTGGGTGGCGACGCCGGGCGTGCCGCCGCTGTGGATTTTGCTGGTTTTTGTCGCGGGCGTCTGGCTGATGCGCGCTGCCGGTTGTGTCGTCAATGACTATGCGGATCGTAAATTCGACGGTCATGTTAAACGCACGGCAAATCGCCCGTTGCCAAGCGGCGCGGTAACGGAAAACGAAGCGCGCGTGCTGTTTGTGGTGCTGGTGCTGCTGGCCTTCGCGCTGGTGCTGACGCTAAATGTCATGACCATTTTGCTCTCCGTCGCGGCGCTGGCGCTAGCGTGGGTTTACCCGTTTATGAAGCGCTATACGCATCTGCCGCAGGTGGTGCTAGGCGCGGCGTTCGGCTGGTCGATTCCGATGGCGTTTGCGGCCGTGAGTGAATCTGTACCGCTGAGCTGCTGGATTATGTTTCTCGCCAACATCCTGTGGGCGGTCGCGTATGACACGCAGTATGCGATGGTTGACCGTGACGATGATGTGAAGATTGGCATCAAGTCGACGGCAATTCTGTTTGGTCGTTTCGACAAGCTGATTATCGGGATATTGCAGGTGGCAGTGCTGATGCTGATGGCGTCGATTGGCTGGCTGAATGGGCTGGGCTGGACCTACTACGGGACGGTGCTGATCGCCGGTGCGCTGTTTGTTTACCAGCAAAAGTTGATTGCCGGGCGTGAGCGTGATGCCTGTTTTAAAGCGTTTATGAACAATAACTATGTAGGGCTGGTGCTGTTTTTAGGGCTGGCGTTAAGTTACCTGCATTTGCCTTGAGTTTTTTCCCCTCTCTGACAAGAGAGGGGAACATTTACCCTCACGCTTCCGCTTGCGTCGCGCTCTCAATCGTCAGACGCACATCCGACGTTATCAAATCCGCCAGCATCTGGTACACGTTTAAGGTACGCGCCGGATCCGCATCGCCGGTATCGCTGATATAACCTTCATCGCGTAGCGTCAGCACCAGCGTACTGAACACCGCTTTATCGAAGAACTCCGGTGCGTTGATACCGTGCAGCACCGACAGGCGCTGCGCCAGCGTACGGCTCTCTTTTTCCAGCGTACTGCGGTTCATCGCCGGGTTGGCGCTCAGCAGCCAGAAAGTGATGGCATAACGCTGTAAGGTTTCTCGCGCGCCTGCCGCCAGCAGTTGCAAGGTGCGGGAGTGCGCCGGATTGATGCTCAGACGATCGTCTTTCACCGTCAACAAGCCCTGGCGCAGCAGCTCTTGCGTCAGGTTCTCCAGCACTTGCGCCAGCTCCGCTTTTTCCCAGCGCAGGAACAGCTCGGCTTTCAGCATCGGGTAGAGTAACTCGACGTGGCGCAGGATCTCGCTACGGGAGATAGCGCGATGCTGGGTGACAATCGCCGCCAGCAGCGACGGCAGCATCAGCATATGCGCAATGTTGTTGCGGTAGTACGTCATCAACACCGCCTGCTCACGCGGCAGAATGATGATATCGCCGATGGTGTCTTTTTCGACTTCGAACTTGTTCATCTGCAGCGCGTGGTCGATAAGCTCGCTGGCGCTGGCCGACGGGGTGGTCGAATCCGGCGAATAAGGCACGTTGCGCATCAGCTCAAGATAGCAGCTTAACTGCTCGGTCAGTTGCTCGCGGGTCAGCGAACGCTGGCGGGAAGCCAGCAGCGCCGTACAGCACAGGTTCATGGCGTTAGCCGCACCAGCGTTGTTGATGCGCACCATCAGATCAGCGGCAATGGTGTTCACCGTTGGTGTTAACCACGCCGGACGGATGGATTCAATGGGATCGATGGCTTCGCGCCACTCCGGAACATGGTGGTTCAGGTAGTTCATCAGCGGAATGGGTTCGCCGAAGTTCACATAGCCCTGACCGAGGTTACGCAGCTTGCTTAAACCACGCAGCATCTGCAACAGGCTCTCTTTCTCTTTTGTCGCGCCACGCAGCTCTTTGGCGTAAGTGCCCACTTCCATCACGTGTTCATACCCGATGTAAATCGGCACCAGCGTGATGGGGCGCGTACCGCCGCGCAGCATCGCCTGAATGGTCATCGACAGCGTACCAGTTTTCGGATCCAGCAAACGTCCGGTGCGCGAACGCCCGCCCTCAACGAAGTACTCTACCGAATAACCGCGGCTGAACAGCTCACCCAGATATTCGCGGAACACGGTGGAATAGAGCTTGTTGCCTTTAAAGGTGCGGCGAATGAAGAAAGCGCCCAGGCGGCGGAAAATCGGCCCGGCGGGCCAGAAATTCAGGTTGATACCGGCAGCGATATGCGGCGGCACCAGCCCCTGGTGATAGAGCACATAGGAGAGCAGCAGGTAGTCCATATGGCTACGATGGCAGGGCACATAGACAATTTCGTGACCGTCGTGCGCCAGCTGGCGTACGCGCTCTGCATTATGCACATTGATGCCCTGATAGAGACGGTTCCAGGTAAAACCCAGAATGCGGTCGGTCAAGCGGATCATCTCGTAGGAGAAGTTCGCGGCGATCTCTTCCATCAGCGCGATGGCGTTTTGCTGCGCTTTATCATGGGAGATTTTTTTGCTGCGCGCTTCATCTTCGACCGCGCGGGCAATCGCTTTAGAAGAGAGCAATTTGTTAAACAAATCCTGACGCGCCGGCAGACGTGGGCCTACTGCGGCCAGACGCTGGCGGGCAAAGTGCATACGCGCCACGCGCGCCAGTTTTTGCGCGATAATTTTATCGGTGCCGTGCTCCGTCGCCATACGGCGCAGCGAAACCGGCGGTGAAAAACGCACAAAGCTGTCGCGGCCAAGCCAGGAAACAGCAAAGAATTTCTGGATGCCGTTCAGCATGCGCAGCGGCGGATTAATTTCGCCTTTTTCACGTCCGGGCGAACGGCCAAACATCACCGATACCGGCACCATTTGCACGTCCAAATCGGGATGGCTGCGGTGTAGATCCAGGTAGTCGTGGAACAGCTTGATCGACTCTTCTTTTGGCGCGTAATAAGTGAACACGCGCGGCCCACCGTGGATAAACACGAAACGCGGCAGCAACGCGCCGTCGATTTCCAGCGGTTCCAGCGGATCGGGCAACTCATGCGCCAGACACTGCGCGCGTAAAGTCAGTAAATCTGCCTTTGAGTTATAAGGCAGCACGTACATGATGGGGCGTGATGTATCGAGACCCAGTTCCTGTGCAGGTTCTGCGGGGATCGATTTACTTTTTACCAGCACGCTTAATGGTAAATTCAGTAATTTGTAGTAAATTCGTGGCCAGCCGGACATAAAGGATGTAAAGCCTCTGGTTAATAGTGCCATTGCGCCGCAAGAATATCAGAAAGCGCACATAATTTCTGTTGTACCGCTGCGCGCTTGCTGAGACATTGACGCCAATTTAATAAAAAGGTTCTTTTAAATGGCTAATAATACCACCGGTTTCACCCGGATCATTAAAGCCGCTGGATACTCCTGGAAAGGCGTTCGCGCCGCCTGGATTAATGAAGCGGCATTTCGTCAGGAGTCCGTTGCGGTTATCCTGGCAATTATAATCGCTTGCTGGCTCGATATTGACACAATGACGCGCGTACTGCTGATTGGTTCTGTGACGCTGGTAATGATTGTCGAAATTCTGAACAGCGCTATCGAAGCCGTGGTAGACAGAATTGGTTCGGAATTCCATGAACTTTCCGGGCGGGCGAAGGATATGGGGTCGGCGGCGGTGCTGATGTCCATCCTGCTGGCGCTGTTTACTTGGATCGCATTACTGTGGTCACATTTTCGATAACGCTTCCAGAATTCGATAACGCCCTGGTTTTTTGCTTAAATTTGGTTCCAAAATCGCCTTTAGCTGTATATACTCACAGCATAACTGTATATACACCCAGGGGGCGGGATGAAAGCATTAACGGCCAGGCAGCAAGAGGTGTTCGATCTTATTCGCGATCGCATCACTCAAACCGGTATGCCACCAACGCGTGCGGAAATCGCACAGCAATTGGGGTTCCGTTCCCCAAATGCGGCGGAAGAACACCTCAAAGCGCTGGCGCGCAAAGGGGTTATCGAAATCGTATCTGGCGCATCACGCGGCCTTCGTCTGCTGCTTGAAGAAGAAGAGGACGATATCGGCTTACCGCTGATTGGTCGCGTCGCTGCGGGTGAGCCGCTGCTGGCTCAGCAGCATATCGAAGGCCATTACCAGGTCGATCCGAGTCTCTTTAAACCTCATGCGGATTTCCTGCTGCGCGTTAGCGGTATGTCGATGCGTGACATTGGCATTATGGATGGCGATCTGCTGGCGGTGCATAAAACGCAGGATGTGCGTAACGGCCAGGTCGTTGTAGCGCGCATTGAAGACGAAGTGACCGTCAAGCGTTTAAAAAAGCAGGGTAACACCGTCGAACTGTTGCCGGAAAACAGCGAGTTTTCCCCGATCGTTGTCGATCTTCGCGATCAAAACTTCACCATCGAAGGGCTGGCGGTCGGTGTTATTCGTAATGGCGCGTGGTTGTAACGCACATTCGCTTTGCTGCGGGGCGGGTTCAGGTTCCGCAGCGATCTCCTCTTTTCCCTCATTAAATTTCACATTCAAACCATGCCACTGCTAACCGCATCTGACAAAGCGCTCTGGCGGCTTGCGCTGCCGATGATCTTCTCGAATATCACTGTCCCATTACTGGGGCTGGTGGATACGGCGGTAGTGGGGCATCTGGACAGCCCGGTTTACCTGGGTGGTGTGGCGATTGGTGCAACGGCGACCAGTTTTCTCTTTATGCTGCTGCTCTTTTTGCGCATGAGCACCACCGGCCTGACAGCTCAGGCGTTCGGCGCGAAAAATGCGCCCGCGCTGGCGCGTGCGTTAGTCCAGCCTTTGCTGCTGGCGCTAGGGGCCGGCGTGTTGATTACCCTGTTGCGCACGCCGCTTATCGACCTGGCGCTGCATATCACTGGCGGTAGCGAGGCGGTACTGGAACAGGCGCGACGGTTCCTGGATATTCGCTGGTTGAGTGCGCCTGCTTCGCTGGGCAATCTGGTGTTGCTCGGTTGGTTGCTCGGCGTGCAGTATGCGCGTGCACCGGTGATATTGCTGGTGGTGGGGAATCTGCTCAACATCGTGCTCGATGTGTGGCTGGTCATGGGGCTGCATATGAATGTGCAAGGTGCGGCACTTGCCACGGTCATTGCAGAATACGCCACCTTCGCTATTGGTTTATGGATGGTGCGACACGTACTGGTAATGCGCGGCATTTCATTGCTGACGCTGAAAAATGCATGGCGCGGTGGCGTACGGCGCTTGCTGGCGCTGAACCGCGATATCATGTTGCGTTCGCTGCTGCTGCAACTCTGCTTTGGTTCGATAACGGTGTTTGGTGCCCGGCTCGGGGATGAGACGGTGGCGGCAAATGCGGTGCTGATGATGTTTTTAACCTTTACCGCCTATGCGCTGGATGGTTTCGCGTATGCGGTTGAGGCGCACTCCGGGCAGGCTTACGGTGCCAGAGACGGCAGTCAATTGATGCATATCTGGCGGGCTGCCTGCCGGCAGGCCGGTCTGGTGGCGCTGTTCTTTGCCGTTGTGTATGCAGTGGCGGGTCAGCAAATTATCGGGCTGTTAACATCGTTACCCGCGCTGCAACAGCTTGCCGGACATTATCTGATTTGGCAGGTTATCTTACCGTTGGTGGGGGTGTGGTGTTATCTGCTGGACGGTATGTTTGTCGGTGCCACGCGCGCGGCCGAAATGCGTAACAGTATGGCAGTGGCGGCGGCGGGGTTTGCCGCTACGCTACTCACCGTGCCTGTTTTGGGCAATCACGGTTTGTGGCTGTCACTTGCTGTATTCCTTGCTCTGCGTGGGCTGACGCTGGCGCTAATATGGCGTCGTCACTGGCGTAACAACAGTTGGTTTGCTGCCAGCGCTCCTTCCTGATAGCGCTTTATTTTCTAAGGTAACGCTCCGATTTTCTCGTCTCGTTTACGCTACTTTTATCTTGTTAAATGGTTAAAGATTCCGAATAAAATTCATAATGCCGAATCCCTGACTACAATAATCAGTACGTTCAGCACGGTGAGAACGTCATTTTAACCGAACGATAAGGAGTCCATGATGAATAAAGACGAAGTCGGCGGTAACTGGAAACAGTTTAAAGGCACAGTGAAAGAGAAATGGGGCAAACTCACCGACGATGATATGACTATCATTGAAGGTAAACGTGATCAGTTGGTGGGTAAAATCCAGGAACGTTACGGTTACGCAAAAGATCAGGCGGAAAAAGAAGTGACGGACTGGGAAACGCGTAATGATTACCGTTGGTAGCCAGCACATCCCCTCAAATGTGTTAACCCTCTAAAGGCTACCCTGCCCGAAGGTACAAGGATGTACCACCCCTCCAGATTCCATATTTATTAACTCTAACTACATTGTTTTGCGCACAAACTTCCTGATTTTGTGCTCTTATCGCATCCCTCTGTCTGCCTCGTTTTACCAACAGTTCGCCCGACCCAGAGCTCCCGCAGCATGCACTTGCTCGCCGCCATTAAAATGCGAAACCTGGCGGGTTGTGTTGCAGGTAATAAAGAGCTGATAAAAGACGGGAAACCATTATCGCGGTTTTTTCTTTAGCGGGACGCTATGGTCATGGTGGCAGTGATCGTGATGGCGGCAGGCTTCCACTTCCACGCAGGCCGCACACAGGCCATGGGCTTCAATCACATTATGACGCAGGGCAAAACCCATTTTCGCCGCCAGCGCATGCATAATATCTTCCACACCTTCGGCCTGCTCTTCTTTCACCGAACCGCAGCGGTCGCAAATAAACATCGCAGAAGTATGCGTCGGCTGATCAAAAAGGTGGCACAGCACGTAACTGTTGGTGGACTCAACCTTGTGGACAAAGCCTTGCTCCAGCAGGAAATCAAGCGCGCGGTAAACTGTCGGCGGTTTTGCTTGCGGTTCGCTCTCGCGCAGCAGGTCGAGCAAATCATACGCGCTGATCGCCCCTTGTTGCAGGCTCAGTAATCGCAACACTTCAAGGCGCTGGGGAGTCAGGCGCACATTGCGCTGCGCGCACAGCTTTTCAGCCTGCACTAACATCTCTTGCGAAGTGGTCTTATCCATTGGCGCCCTCGGGGTGGTGGGAACAGAAACCCACACTTTACCATGTCCTGCCCAAAACGCCGAGATCGCCGCCCGTAAACTCCTTTTCTCACTTTCCTTCCCGAAACGAATTTCCTCTTCTATAAATATTGAGAGTTTCCTCAATAACTATAACGTTCATATATATCCTGTACGTTCACATGATTTAGCTTCTTTTTTGGTCGTTGTTCGCAGCAATAGTGAATTCCTGTTTCTTTTAAAATAAACAGGCTTAAAAAAACTCATCTGGCTACGAGACACATATTGTGAATAAAAAACGTAAACTTTCAGTGGTCGCTATCGCTGTCTCCTTCTTTGCAGCAAATCAGGCAGGAGCAGCCAATACCTGGGCAGAAGCACGTAACGATGCAATGGGAGGAACCGGTGTTGCATCGGCAAATTATGGTAGTGGGGCACTCATCAACCCGGCGCTGCTGGCGAAAGCCAAGCCGGAAGATGACGTCACGATTATCCTGCCGAGCGTGCAGGCGCAAATTACCGACAAAGATAACCTTCGCGATGAAATCGATAACATCAATGACAAAATTGATGGTTACAAGGATGTGGTCGATAACCTGACCGCCGCACAGATCATTGCTAACCCGATTGGTACATTAAATCAGTTCCAGGGGGCGGCGAAAGATTTGGCTGACGAACTGGTGTTCCTGAAAGGCAAAACCGCGCAGGCCAAAGCCGCTGCCGGGCTTGCCGTTAGTATTCCCAATGATGTGCTTTCGCTGGCCTTTGTTACCAAAGCCTACGCCCACGCCCGTGTCAGCTCGAATATCGATCAACAAGATAT is a window of Enterobacter sp. R4-368 DNA encoding:
- the ubiA gene encoding 4-hydroxybenzoate octaprenyltransferase, which gives rise to MEWSLTQNKLLAFHRLMRTDKPIGALLLLWPTLWALWVATPGVPPLWILLVFVAGVWLMRAAGCVVNDYADRKFDGHVKRTANRPLPSGAVTENEARVLFVVLVLLAFALVLTLNVMTILLSVAALALAWVYPFMKRYTHLPQVVLGAAFGWSIPMAFAAVSESVPLSCWIMFLANILWAVAYDTQYAMVDRDDDVKIGIKSTAILFGRFDKLIIGILQVAVLMLMASIGWLNGLGWTYYGTVLIAGALFVYQQKLIAGRERDACFKAFMNNNYVGLVLFLGLALSYLHLP
- the plsB gene encoding glycerol-3-phosphate 1-O-acyltransferase PlsB, translating into MSGWPRIYYKLLNLPLSVLVKSKSIPAEPAQELGLDTSRPIMYVLPYNSKADLLTLRAQCLAHELPDPLEPLEIDGALLPRFVFIHGGPRVFTYYAPKEESIKLFHDYLDLHRSHPDLDVQMVPVSVMFGRSPGREKGEINPPLRMLNGIQKFFAVSWLGRDSFVRFSPPVSLRRMATEHGTDKIIAQKLARVARMHFARQRLAAVGPRLPARQDLFNKLLSSKAIARAVEDEARSKKISHDKAQQNAIALMEEIAANFSYEMIRLTDRILGFTWNRLYQGINVHNAERVRQLAHDGHEIVYVPCHRSHMDYLLLSYVLYHQGLVPPHIAAGINLNFWPAGPIFRRLGAFFIRRTFKGNKLYSTVFREYLGELFSRGYSVEYFVEGGRSRTGRLLDPKTGTLSMTIQAMLRGGTRPITLVPIYIGYEHVMEVGTYAKELRGATKEKESLLQMLRGLSKLRNLGQGYVNFGEPIPLMNYLNHHVPEWREAIDPIESIRPAWLTPTVNTIAADLMVRINNAGAANAMNLCCTALLASRQRSLTREQLTEQLSCYLELMRNVPYSPDSTTPSASASELIDHALQMNKFEVEKDTIGDIIILPREQAVLMTYYRNNIAHMLMLPSLLAAIVTQHRAISRSEILRHVELLYPMLKAELFLRWEKAELAQVLENLTQELLRQGLLTVKDDRLSINPAHSRTLQLLAAGARETLQRYAITFWLLSANPAMNRSTLEKESRTLAQRLSVLHGINAPEFFDKAVFSTLVLTLRDEGYISDTGDADPARTLNVYQMLADLITSDVRLTIESATQAEA
- a CDS encoding diacylglycerol kinase, which gives rise to MANNTTGFTRIIKAAGYSWKGVRAAWINEAAFRQESVAVILAIIIACWLDIDTMTRVLLIGSVTLVMIVEILNSAIEAVVDRIGSEFHELSGRAKDMGSAAVLMSILLALFTWIALLWSHFR
- the lexA gene encoding transcriptional repressor LexA, translating into MKALTARQQEVFDLIRDRITQTGMPPTRAEIAQQLGFRSPNAAEEHLKALARKGVIEIVSGASRGLRLLLEEEEDDIGLPLIGRVAAGEPLLAQQHIEGHYQVDPSLFKPHADFLLRVSGMSMRDIGIMDGDLLAVHKTQDVRNGQVVVARIEDEVTVKRLKKQGNTVELLPENSEFSPIVVDLRDQNFTIEGLAVGVIRNGAWL
- the dinF gene encoding MATE family efflux transporter DinF — protein: MPLLTASDKALWRLALPMIFSNITVPLLGLVDTAVVGHLDSPVYLGGVAIGATATSFLFMLLLFLRMSTTGLTAQAFGAKNAPALARALVQPLLLALGAGVLITLLRTPLIDLALHITGGSEAVLEQARRFLDIRWLSAPASLGNLVLLGWLLGVQYARAPVILLVVGNLLNIVLDVWLVMGLHMNVQGAALATVIAEYATFAIGLWMVRHVLVMRGISLLTLKNAWRGGVRRLLALNRDIMLRSLLLQLCFGSITVFGARLGDETVAANAVLMMFLTFTAYALDGFAYAVEAHSGQAYGARDGSQLMHIWRAACRQAGLVALFFAVVYAVAGQQIIGLLTSLPALQQLAGHYLIWQVILPLVGVWCYLLDGMFVGATRAAEMRNSMAVAAAGFAATLLTVPVLGNHGLWLSLAVFLALRGLTLALIWRRHWRNNSWFAASAPS
- a CDS encoding CsbD family protein; its protein translation is MNKDEVGGNWKQFKGTVKEKWGKLTDDDMTIIEGKRDQLVGKIQERYGYAKDQAEKEVTDWETRNDYRW
- the zur gene encoding zinc uptake transcriptional repressor Zur encodes the protein MDKTTSQEMLVQAEKLCAQRNVRLTPQRLEVLRLLSLQQGAISAYDLLDLLRESEPQAKPPTVYRALDFLLEQGFVHKVESTNSYVLCHLFDQPTHTSAMFICDRCGSVKEEQAEGVEDIMHALAAKMGFALRHNVIEAHGLCAACVEVEACRHHDHCHHDHSVPLKKKPR